In Bradyrhizobium paxllaeri, the genomic stretch TGTCATTGGGCGCGTTTTCTTCACGCGAACCGGAAGCCACTTCGCTCGAAAACGCTATGGTCTCAAGCAATCCTCGCGCTTCCAGTTCATCGCGGACCAGCCGCTTCGGAATCTTGCCGTAGCCGGATTTCGGCAGCGCCTCCCAGAAGAAGAAACGCTTCGGCATCTTGTAGCGCGGCACTTTCGGCGCGAGGAATGCGGCAAGCTCCGCTTCGCTCACGGCAGCAGCACCCTCACGCGCGACGCAGACGGCGACGCCGACTTCGCCCCAGAACGGGTCGGGCACGCCGAGCACGGCCACTTCTCCGATCGCGGGATGGGTGAGAATCTTCTCCTCGACCTCGCGCGGATAGATGTTGGAGCCGCCGGAGATGTACATGTCCGAGGCGCGGCCGGTGATGTAGACAAAACCCTCCTCGTCCATGTGGCCGAGATCGCCGGTGCGAAACCAGCCGTCGCGGAACGCCTTCGCATTGGCTTCGGGGTTATCGTAATAGCCGGCGAACACCGCGGGGCCGATCACGCAGATCTCGCCGGTCTCAAAGGCTTTAAGTTCACTCCCGTCATCGCCCTGGATCGAGACCTGCATGCCGGTGCGCTCGAAGCCGCAGGTGCCGATGCGGGCCTGCGGGCTGTCCTCGACGTCATGCAGGTTGGCCGGCATCACGGTGATGTTGCCGGTGACCTCGCCGAGCCCGAAATATTGCACCAGGACCTTGCCGAGCTTGTTCAGCGCGGCCTTCTGGTCCTCGCGATACATCGGTGCCCCGGCGTAGATGACGAAGCGCAGCGAGGAGTGATCGAACTTGTCGACCGCGGGATGCTCGACCATCATCTTCAGAATGGTCGGCACGGTGAAGATGTTGCTGACACGATGCACCTCGATCAGCCGGAACGCCTCGGCGATGTCGAATTTTTCCGAAGGCAGCAAAATGGTCGGCACCCCGCGCGCGGCCTGCACGAGCTGGTGCACGCCGGCGCCATGCGACAGCGGCGCGACCACCAGCGAGGCATCCGTCTCCGTCGTGCCCGGCATCAGGTCGGCGAGATGATTTGTCACCACAAAGGCCATCTGGCCGTGGGTGAGCACGGCCGCCTTGGAGCGTCCCGTGGTGCCCGAGGTGAAGAAGAACCAGCAGGGATCGTCGTAATCGACCGCCGCGTTCTCGATCTTCGCGCCGGCCTGCGCCGCGATCACGTCGCTCACCGCGCGTTCGCCGAGGGTGCCCTCGCCGATCCGCCAGATGAATTCGAGCGCGGGATTGGCAGCCGCCGTGGCAT encodes the following:
- a CDS encoding acyl-CoA synthetase, with the translated sequence MTGTGTTANPRGGLARMSRRVMNLAHLLTQNARRHGDRTGFVWGEKSWTWREIDSAVSALAAGLAARGVVKGDRILVHSKNCDEMFWSMFAAFRLGAVWVPTNFRLMPDEVAYLASASGAKAFLCHGDFPEHATAAANPALEFIWRIGEGTLGERAVSDVIAAQAGAKIENAAVDYDDPCWFFFTSGTTGRSKAAVLTHGQMAFVVTNHLADLMPGTTETDASLVVAPLSHGAGVHQLVQAARGVPTILLPSEKFDIAEAFRLIEVHRVSNIFTVPTILKMMVEHPAVDKFDHSSLRFVIYAGAPMYREDQKAALNKLGKVLVQYFGLGEVTGNITVMPANLHDVEDSPQARIGTCGFERTGMQVSIQGDDGSELKAFETGEICVIGPAVFAGYYDNPEANAKAFRDGWFRTGDLGHMDEEGFVYITGRASDMYISGGSNIYPREVEEKILTHPAIGEVAVLGVPDPFWGEVGVAVCVAREGAAAVSEAELAAFLAPKVPRYKMPKRFFFWEALPKSGYGKIPKRLVRDELEARGLLETIAFSSEVASGSREENAPNDNVSKTGS